The Gammaproteobacteria bacterium genomic interval GGATAGAAGCCAGTGAGGAAATGCTCGAATTAGCCGCACCAGCAGCGCTGATTATTGTTATTGCCACACTCCCCGCTATCTGGCTCATGACCCGCACCAGCGTCAACCGCAATGGCAACAAAGACGAAATCGCTTCGCGTGGCTTTTAACTGCGTATAAAACTTGGTTTTTACTTGTTGACTAGGTAAAATCAGCGCCATCAACACGTCTCTTTTGTGGGAGAGCCTCTGTATAGTTCTACAGAGCACCGAAGGCGCAAACACGTCCGTAAACGCTCAGGTATCATGAACCACACAAGATGTTGACTCTGGAGAGTAGTCATTTTAAATGACTCGCCGAAGGGGCCAACCCACATTTCTCACCAGGCGACGAGAAATGCGGGTTAATCTCTCAGGCACACAGGACAGAGGGACGACGCCATAATAATGGCTGTCGCCTTTTTGTTGTTAATACTGTGAGTCCAAATGAAGCAAACTGTACTACACCCAGAACACATAAAGCTTGACGCCAAAATAGTCGATTTTGGTGGCTGGCATATGCCCATCCATTACGGCTCTCAGATCGACGAACATCATCAAGTTCGTAACGATGCCGGCATGTTCGATGTCTGTCATATGACGGTTGTCGATTTACAGGGCGACGGCGTACGTGACTTTCTTAAACGCTTGCTGACTAATAATATCGGCAAGCTCAAAAGCCCAGGCAAAGCACTGTATACCTGCATGCTAAAAGACGACGGTGGCATTATCGATGACCTCATCGTTTATTACATGACCGACACCTGGTTTCGTATCGTCGTCAATGCCTCAACACGGGAAAAAGATCTTGCCTGGATAAAAAAACAAGCCGCTGACTATACCGTTAATATTAACGAACGTGATGATCTTGCCATGATCGCAGTGCAAGGGCCTAATGCGCGTACTAAAGCACATGCTGCACTGGATAGCGAAATAACAACGCAGTGTAAAAAACTTAAGCCCTTCGTTGCGGTGAATCACCAAGACATGTTTATTGCGCGCACTGGCTATACCGGTGAAGACGGTTATGAAATCATATTGCCGAATGAGCAAGCAGCCGCCTTATGGCAAGCCTTGCTTGATAATGGCGTCAAAGCCTGTGGTCTTGGCGCGCGTGACACCTTGCGTTTGGAAGCCGGTATGAATTTATACGGTAGCGATATGGATGAAAGCGTCACGCCGTTAGTGTCTGGCCTGGCCTGGGTCGTCGCATTCGAACCAGCAGGGCGCAAGTTCATTGGCCGTGACGTATTAGCAACACAAGCTGCGCAAGGTAATCACGACCAATTTGTTGGGCTGGTATTAAAAGGACGTGGTGTACTGCGTAATCACCAAAAAGTGTTCGCCAAGGGCGAGTTAGTAGGTGAAATCACCAGCGGTAGTTTCTCACCTACGTTAGGGCATTCCATTGCCCTGGCACGAATTAAACACAATATTAAAGACAGTTGCGAAGTGGATATGCGCGGTAAATTTGTCACCGTAAGTATCGTCAAGCCACCCTTTGTTCGCAAGGGCAAATCATGTCTCGTCTAATGGGTACCTCTAATAATCACTGCCAGGAGCTAACATCATGAGCGACATTCCAACACAAATGAAATACACAAAAAGCCACGAATGGGTAGAGCACCTTGACGACGGTACAGTTCGCGTCGGTATCACCGACCATGCGCAAGACTTGCTCGGTGACATGGTCTTTGTTGAGTTACCCGAAGTGGGTAATGAAGTCAGCGTCGGTGAAGAATGTGCTGTGGTTGAATCGGTTAAAGCCGCCTCCGATATCTACAGCCCTCTTAGCGGTGAAATCAGCGCCGTTAATGAGGCCGTTACCGATACCCCTGAAATCGTCAATCAAAGCCCTTATGAAAATGGTTGGTTATTTGAACTTAAACCCTCTGCCAAAGCAGAAATTGATGACCTGCTTAATGCCGATGCGTATAACGAATTAGCCGAAGCCGATAACCACTAATTATAGTCAGGACACCGCACTACCATGCCATTTATCCCCCATACCGACGCAGAAACCCAATCAATGCTCGACACGATTGGTGTTGATAGCATTGAACAGTTGTTCGATGAAATACCCGCCGAATTACGCATTGATAAACTAGATAAATTGCCTGCTGCACTCTCCGAGATGCAGATCAGTCGCTTAATGTCCGAGCGCGCCGAACAAGATGCACAGCTACAGTGTTTTATTGGTGCGGGTAGTTATGAACACCATATTCCCGCAGCGGTATGGGAAATCACCACACGTGGTGAATTTTATAGCGCTTACACACCGTACCAGGCAGAAGCGAGTCAAGGCACGCTGCAACTGCTTTATGAATACCAAACCATGATGGCTGAAATCATGGCGATGGATGTGTCGAATGCTTCCTTATACGATGGTGGCTCCGCCTTGGCAGAAGCGGTGCTAATGGCGGTACGCAGTCAGCGTAAAAAAACAAGCAAGCGAATTTTAATGCCGCGAACAGTGAACCCAAATTATCGTCGTACCGTTCGCTCGATTGTTTCAAGTCAAAACATTGAATTAATCGAACTCGATTATGATAAAGAATCAGGGCACATACTGACCGAAGACAGCATTGCTAATGGCAATAACATTAGTGCGTTAATCATTCCACAGCCTAATTTCTTTGGTGTGATCGAAGAGGTTGATGCGCTCACCAACTGGGCGCATGAACATGACATTTTAGTTATTGCTGTGGTTAATCCCATCGCCATGCAGTTACTCAAAGCACCCGGGCAATGGGGCGAACGTGGCGCCGATATTGTTTGCGGCGAAGGCCAACCTTTGGGTATTCCACTGTCTTCTGGTGGCCCTTACTTTGGCTTTATGTGCT includes:
- the gcvT gene encoding glycine cleavage system aminomethyltransferase GcvT codes for the protein MKQTVLHPEHIKLDAKIVDFGGWHMPIHYGSQIDEHHQVRNDAGMFDVCHMTVVDLQGDGVRDFLKRLLTNNIGKLKSPGKALYTCMLKDDGGIIDDLIVYYMTDTWFRIVVNASTREKDLAWIKKQAADYTVNINERDDLAMIAVQGPNARTKAHAALDSEITTQCKKLKPFVAVNHQDMFIARTGYTGEDGYEIILPNEQAAALWQALLDNGVKACGLGARDTLRLEAGMNLYGSDMDESVTPLVSGLAWVVAFEPAGRKFIGRDVLATQAAQGNHDQFVGLVLKGRGVLRNHQKVFAKGELVGEITSGSFSPTLGHSIALARIKHNIKDSCEVDMRGKFVTVSIVKPPFVRKGKSCLV
- the gcvH gene encoding glycine cleavage system protein GcvH; its protein translation is MSDIPTQMKYTKSHEWVEHLDDGTVRVGITDHAQDLLGDMVFVELPEVGNEVSVGEECAVVESVKAASDIYSPLSGEISAVNEAVTDTPEIVNQSPYENGWLFELKPSAKAEIDDLLNADAYNELAEADNH
- the gcvPA gene encoding aminomethyl-transferring glycine dehydrogenase subunit GcvPA, whose amino-acid sequence is MPFIPHTDAETQSMLDTIGVDSIEQLFDEIPAELRIDKLDKLPAALSEMQISRLMSERAEQDAQLQCFIGAGSYEHHIPAAVWEITTRGEFYSAYTPYQAEASQGTLQLLYEYQTMMAEIMAMDVSNASLYDGGSALAEAVLMAVRSQRKKTSKRILMPRTVNPNYRRTVRSIVSSQNIELIELDYDKESGHILTEDSIANGNNISALIIPQPNFFGVIEEVDALTNWAHEHDILVIAVVNPIAMQLLKAPGQWGERGADIVCGEGQPLGIPLSSGGPYFGFMCCKKKFVRQMPGRIIGRTVDVEGKQGFSLTLQAREQHIRRSKATSNICTNQGLMVTAATIHMSLLGADGLARVAAASHKNTVSLTAQLQKITGVEPAFNSPYFHEAVLKLTRPAAEALDELTQHGILGGYDLSNDYPELGNAIVVCATETKTEADIAAYSNAMQTVMCSAVDRSPVASNN